A single genomic interval of Melitaea cinxia chromosome 18, ilMelCinx1.1, whole genome shotgun sequence harbors:
- the LOC123662287 gene encoding uncharacterized protein LOC123662287 has product MRFICIAALIFCVSVTCSWGDKSNIADDKQDVPCMGCENPENPNKLQYREMAGNALRKYLQRKGITQLYRVLQVKHVTEQVVAGLITRIDFAATPVICSPNGVLAPYWYSAIECHSETLQQFWLHHESIKISCRPLIQNPVTSKN; this is encoded by the exons ATGCGATTTATTTGTATTGCTGCATTAATTTTCTGTGTGTCCGTCACATGTAGTTGGGGTGACAAAAGTAACATAGCCGACGATAAACAAGAT gTACCATGCATGGGATGCGAGAATCCTGAGAATCCAAACAAACTACAATACAGAGAAATGGCTGGAAATGCCCTCAGAAAATACCTTCAGCGAAAGGGTATTACTCAACTTTACCGAGTATTGCAAGTTAAGCATGTGACCGAGCAAGTTGTTGCAGGATTGATTACAAGAATCGATTTTGCCGCAACGCCAGTTATTTGTTCTCCCAACGGCGTGCTTGCACCTTACTGGTACAGTGCTATAGAATGCCATTCAGAGACATTACAACAGTTCTGGTTACATCACGAAAGCATAAAAATATCTTGCCGCCCATTAATCCAAAATCCTGTTACTAGTaagaactaa